One Prolixibacteraceae bacterium DNA segment encodes these proteins:
- a CDS encoding sigma-70 family RNA polymerase sigma factor, with protein sequence MKTDKQNSCCNPHQVTAEFYDNIFGFVLKQIQDKEIAEDITQEVMGRMVEAYNSKQEVQNTKAWLFRVTRNIISDRYRKKDILQFDNSILESEKSENDFELMTEDYIVPMIHLLPEEYAKPLLLSDIDNLKHVEIAKKLDLSLSATKMRIQRARKKLYELFLECCDITYTENDSFAHCTIKTSCTPLLKEKDRLKKEK encoded by the coding sequence ATGAAAACAGATAAACAAAATAGCTGTTGTAACCCACATCAAGTGACAGCAGAATTCTATGATAACATCTTTGGATTTGTTTTGAAACAAATCCAAGATAAAGAGATAGCAGAAGATATTACCCAAGAGGTAATGGGAAGGATGGTAGAAGCATATAACTCCAAACAAGAAGTGCAAAATACAAAAGCATGGCTCTTCCGTGTCACACGTAATATCATTTCAGATCGTTATCGTAAAAAAGATATTTTACAATTTGATAACTCAATCCTAGAATCAGAGAAATCAGAAAATGATTTCGAATTAATGACTGAAGACTATATTGTACCGATGATTCACCTTCTTCCTGAAGAATATGCAAAACCGCTTTTATTAAGTGATATTGATAACCTCAAACATGTCGAGATAGCAAAGAAACTTGACCTCTCTCTCTCTGCGACAAAAATGCGGATACAAAGGGCTAGGAAAAAACTGTACGAATTATTTCTAGAATGCTGTGATATAACTTATACCGAGAATGATTCTTTTGCTCACTGCACCATAAAAACGAGTTGTACTCCCCTACTTAAGGAGAAAGATAGATTAAAAAAAGAGAAATAA
- a CDS encoding permease, giving the protein MLENLIHHIQYLLFQIMGIENTPFFINLSKTLGNFIFITLELFILFIGITAIIEYIMIHVNQKKLQKLFKGKGIVGNLAGATFGAITPFCACSTIPMTVGFLNAQLPFGSIMSFLISSPLLNPIIIAMLAATVGVQNAAIYFVLAFGLSVIFGYLLEKFGFTKEVKAVKVTGGKDTIINGIDVRKELPITSKIRISLKTGWDSLKPILTYLFIGVAIGSMIYGYLPEGDTIAKIAGSDNWFAVPIASIIGIPLYIRAETAIPIAMSLISKGVGMGTAIALIIGGAGMAIPEMTMLAKIFKRRLLITFIGVIFLVAVISGYVFNIII; this is encoded by the coding sequence ATGCTAGAAAATTTAATACATCACATACAGTACCTACTATTTCAGATAATGGGTATAGAGAATACTCCATTTTTTATTAATCTAAGTAAAACACTAGGAAATTTCATCTTTATCACCCTAGAACTGTTTATCCTATTTATCGGAATTACTGCTATCATAGAGTATATCATGATTCATGTAAATCAGAAAAAACTACAAAAACTATTTAAAGGAAAGGGAATTGTAGGAAATCTAGCAGGAGCCACCTTTGGAGCCATCACCCCATTTTGTGCATGTTCTACGATTCCAATGACCGTAGGCTTCCTTAATGCCCAATTGCCATTTGGTTCCATTATGTCATTTCTAATCTCCTCTCCGCTTCTCAACCCAATCATCATAGCGATGCTCGCAGCCACAGTTGGAGTTCAAAATGCAGCAATTTATTTTGTCTTAGCCTTTGGGTTATCTGTTATTTTTGGATATCTATTGGAGAAGTTCGGTTTTACTAAAGAGGTAAAAGCAGTAAAAGTAACAGGTGGAAAGGATACAATTATTAATGGAATAGATGTAAGAAAAGAACTACCTATCACAAGCAAAATAAGAATTAGCCTAAAGACCGGATGGGACTCATTAAAGCCAATCCTTACATATCTCTTTATTGGGGTAGCCATCGGCTCCATGATCTATGGATATCTACCTGAAGGAGATACCATTGCAAAAATAGCAGGAAGCGACAACTGGTTTGCTGTTCCCATTGCCTCAATCATTGGAATTCCTCTCTATATTAGAGCCGAGACAGCGATTCCTATTGCCATGTCATTAATATCTAAAGGAGTCGGAATGGGAACCGCAATTGCATTGATTATAGGTGGAGCTGGAATGGCCATACCAGAGATGACAATGTTGGCAAAAATATTCAAACGTAGACTATTAATCACATTCATTGGAGTGATATTCTTGGTTGCTGTCATCTCTGGTTATGTATTCAACATCATAATATAA
- a CDS encoding sigma-70 family RNA polymerase sigma factor, producing MKNFNDIYNQNYRKIYGVACNMLHDSDDARDVIQDIFIYLHKVLKKGKIIEKPPNWLMRVTINRCIDLLNNRKKFCTEEHIPIVVTEEKILEKKQDREILKEALKQLNPKERALATLYGEGASYKEMAEITGIKFTSIGGTLSRTLKKLNEILKTLHYDLH from the coding sequence ATGAAAAACTTTAACGACATATACAACCAGAACTATAGAAAGATCTATGGTGTTGCATGCAATATGCTACACGATAGTGATGATGCAAGAGATGTTATTCAAGACATCTTTATATACTTGCATAAGGTACTTAAGAAAGGAAAGATCATCGAAAAACCACCCAATTGGCTCATGAGGGTTACAATTAATCGATGCATAGACCTTCTGAATAACAGAAAAAAATTCTGCACAGAAGAGCACATTCCAATAGTGGTAACAGAAGAGAAAATATTAGAGAAGAAGCAGGATCGTGAGATCCTAAAAGAAGCATTAAAACAACTGAACCCTAAAGAAAGAGCACTTGCCACTCTTTACGGAGAGGGGGCATCTTACAAAGAGATGGCTGAGATTACGGGGATAAAATTCACATCTATTGGAGGCACATTATCCCGAACATTAAAGAAACTAAATGAAATCTTAAAAACGTTGCATTATGACCTGCATTAA
- a CDS encoding zf-HC2 domain-containing protein has protein sequence MTCINEDLIQRYIDTEVTSEEKAYIENHLQSCEYCNKQVEQQRQLAAHLKGMISQFQSSNIEIPPFEEIKKTGHLFRYHKRKVVGALLVAASIVISCFLFQPKEEKQKNYLITYDLEQSLDANLPLEEQNLHFQIIEYK, from the coding sequence ATGACCTGCATTAACGAAGATTTAATTCAAAGATATATTGATACAGAGGTGACGTCTGAGGAGAAGGCATATATAGAGAACCATCTTCAAAGCTGTGAGTATTGTAACAAACAGGTGGAGCAACAACGTCAATTGGCAGCCCACCTAAAGGGAATGATCTCTCAATTCCAATCTTCAAATATCGAGATCCCTCCTTTTGAGGAGATAAAAAAGACGGGGCATCTCTTCCGATATCATAAACGCAAAGTCGTGGGCGCCCTTTTGGTTGCGGCTTCTATCGTGATATCCTGTTTTTTGTTCCAACCTAAAGAAGAGAAACAAAAAAACTATTTGATTACATACGACTTAGAGCAGTCTTTAGATGCCAATCTTCCATTAGAGGAACAGAATCTCCACTTTCAAATCATTGAATACAAATAA
- a CDS encoding TfoX/Sxy family protein codes for MKKDSLSLLPNIGPQLAKLLCDHGIHSEHDLKSIGSYKAWERISLQQETFCCIQKLYALEGAIQGVRWHNLSDKDKQQLKQAFELFKQNKKLATLPTK; via the coding sequence ATGAAAAAAGACTCACTATCCTTACTACCCAATATCGGTCCCCAATTAGCAAAACTACTCTGCGATCACGGAATTCACTCAGAACACGATCTAAAATCGATTGGGAGCTATAAAGCATGGGAAAGAATCTCGCTACAACAAGAAACTTTTTGCTGCATCCAAAAACTATATGCATTAGAGGGAGCAATACAAGGAGTTCGCTGGCACAATCTATCAGACAAGGACAAACAACAATTAAAACAAGCTTTCGAACTTTTCAAACAAAATAAGAAACTTGCAACCTTGCCAACGAAGTAG
- a CDS encoding GNAT family N-acetyltransferase, translating into MRPLIENDYPHLLRIYRNTVNMKYIPVNRHLQEDDQLIEIWRKNTLKQGAIYGINAISLKTGILVGEIGLYNIPDTNNTAEIGIILDSKYWEKGLRPKHLFNR; encoded by the coding sequence ATTCGTCCACTAATAGAAAATGATTACCCTCATCTATTAAGGATATACCGAAACACCGTAAATATGAAATACATACCAGTGAATAGACACCTTCAAGAAGACGACCAACTAATAGAAATATGGAGAAAAAACACCCTAAAACAGGGGGCAATTTATGGCATTAATGCAATATCACTTAAAACAGGAATACTTGTTGGAGAGATCGGTTTGTATAATATACCAGACACAAACAACACGGCTGAAATCGGTATTATCCTTGACTCAAAATACTGGGAAAAGGGATTGCGACCAAAGCATCTATTCAACCGATAA
- a CDS encoding GNAT family N-acetyltransferase, giving the protein MLGKGIATKASIQPIKKAEQEFGVKKIIARTYSDNSCSIALISRLGFQQKHQETLAENRTVYHYELEPHN; this is encoded by the coding sequence ATACTGGGAAAAGGGATTGCGACCAAAGCATCTATTCAACCGATAAAAAAAGCAGAGCAAGAGTTTGGAGTCAAGAAAATTATTGCCCGTACCTATAGCGACAACTCCTGTAGTATTGCCTTGATATCTCGTCTTGGATTTCAACAAAAACATCAAGAAACACTTGCAGAAAACCGCACGGTATATCACTATGAATTAGAGCCTCACAACTAA
- a CDS encoding PDZ domain-containing protein translates to MALQNWTCQDEHSLVGDAQFMDAANGDFTVKSSSPAIRLGFMNFKTKGMGVTIDRLKDLAPEPKINLPLHYFNNVREGNKRVEFQGVVMNGLDNESEQTAYGSKELSGVILEAIHGYSHWKAQGFKVDDVILAIDDVQIKDIKTLVRLLKGAKEGQKYKATVLCAQDEMVVEFKL, encoded by the coding sequence GTGGCACTACAAAATTGGACTTGTCAGGATGAACATAGCTTGGTGGGAGATGCACAATTTATGGATGCTGCCAATGGTGACTTTACTGTGAAAAGTTCTTCGCCAGCAATACGCTTAGGGTTTATGAACTTTAAGACGAAAGGTATGGGGGTAACTATTGATAGATTGAAAGATTTGGCTCCTGAACCTAAGATCAATCTTCCGCTACATTATTTCAACAATGTAAGAGAGGGAAATAAACGTGTGGAGTTTCAAGGGGTTGTAATGAATGGTCTAGATAATGAGTCTGAACAGACTGCTTATGGATCCAAAGAACTATCAGGAGTGATTCTAGAAGCAATTCATGGTTATAGTCATTGGAAGGCTCAAGGGTTCAAGGTGGACGATGTGATCCTGGCTATAGATGATGTTCAGATTAAAGATATTAAAACGCTTGTACGTCTGTTAAAAGGGGCGAAAGAGGGGCAAAAGTATAAAGCAACCGTTCTTTGTGCTCAAGACGAAATGGTTGTCGAGTTCAAATTGTAA
- a CDS encoding type I restriction-modification system subunit M encodes MTSTAQRAELQAQIWKIANDVRGSVDGWDFKHFVLGSLFYRFISENFSNYIQAGDDSFSYPEMDDTQIPPEIIQNTIKEKGYFIYPSQLFCNVAEKAATNEDLNTDLKQIFNAIEGSASGFDSESDIKGLFADFDTTSTRLGNTVEAKNERLAKVIKGVASLNFGNFEENQIDLFGDAYEFLISNYAANAGKSGGEFFTPQSVSKLISQLAIHGKTTVNKIYDPAAGSGSLLLQAKKQFDDHIIQEGFFGQEINHTTYNLARMNMFLHNINYDKFEIVLGDTLLQPSLQDDKGYDAIVSNPPYSVKWIGSDDPTLINDDRFAPASVLAPKSKADFAFVLHALHYLSAKGRAAIVCFPGIFYRGGAEQKIRKYLIDNNFVETVISLAPNLFFGTSIAVNILVISKAKSNHQVQFIDASGEEFFTKATNNNELKPEHIDRILQIFANKEEVEHIATSCDIEKIAENDYNLSVSSYVEPKDTREVIDIVELNKEVANTVEKITKLRADIDKIVKEIEA; translated from the coding sequence ATGACTAGCACAGCACAAAGAGCGGAGCTACAGGCTCAGATATGGAAGATAGCCAATGATGTACGTGGCTCGGTAGACGGATGGGATTTCAAACACTTTGTCTTAGGTTCTCTTTTCTACCGTTTTATTAGCGAGAACTTCTCCAACTACATTCAAGCTGGCGACGACAGTTTTAGCTATCCCGAGATGGACGACACCCAAATCCCTCCAGAGATCATTCAAAATACGATCAAAGAGAAAGGCTATTTTATCTATCCTAGCCAGCTCTTTTGCAATGTCGCAGAAAAGGCAGCAACCAATGAAGATCTAAACACCGACCTAAAACAGATCTTTAATGCCATCGAAGGGTCGGCTTCGGGCTTCGACTCAGAGAGCGACATCAAAGGACTGTTTGCTGATTTCGACACCACCAGCACCCGATTAGGAAACACGGTGGAAGCCAAAAACGAACGCTTGGCTAAAGTCATCAAAGGGGTTGCCAGTCTAAACTTCGGGAACTTCGAAGAGAACCAGATCGATCTCTTTGGCGATGCCTACGAGTTTCTGATCTCTAACTATGCTGCCAATGCAGGGAAATCGGGGGGCGAGTTCTTCACACCACAAAGTGTCTCAAAGCTGATCTCTCAACTGGCCATTCATGGCAAAACAACCGTAAACAAAATATATGATCCGGCTGCAGGTTCGGGCTCTCTGCTACTTCAGGCAAAAAAACAGTTCGACGACCATATTATCCAAGAGGGTTTCTTCGGGCAGGAGATCAACCACACCACCTACAACTTGGCACGTATGAACATGTTTCTACACAACATCAACTACGACAAGTTCGAGATTGTATTGGGCGACACCCTACTCCAACCGAGTCTACAGGACGACAAAGGCTACGATGCCATCGTTTCGAACCCTCCATACTCCGTTAAATGGATAGGCTCTGACGACCCGACACTGATCAACGACGACCGCTTCGCTCCTGCTTCTGTTTTGGCTCCCAAATCGAAAGCCGACTTTGCTTTTGTGCTTCATGCACTTCACTATCTCTCTGCCAAAGGTCGTGCTGCCATAGTCTGTTTCCCAGGAATCTTCTATCGAGGGGGTGCAGAGCAGAAGATTCGTAAATATCTTATCGACAACAATTTTGTAGAGACGGTGATCTCTTTGGCTCCGAACCTATTCTTCGGAACCTCTATTGCTGTCAATATCTTGGTGATATCCAAAGCAAAGAGCAACCACCAAGTGCAGTTTATCGATGCCAGTGGCGAGGAGTTCTTTACCAAAGCCACCAACAACAACGAGCTAAAACCCGAACATATCGATCGCATCCTACAAATCTTTGCCAACAAAGAGGAGGTAGAACATATCGCCACCTCGTGCGATATCGAAAAGATTGCAGAGAACGACTACAACCTTTCCGTTAGCTCTTATGTAGAACCCAAAGATACTCGTGAGGTGATCGATATTGTCGAACTCAACAAAGAGGTTGCCAACACCGTCGAAAAGATTACAAAACTTCGTGCGGATATTGATAAAATCGTAAAGGAGATCGAAGCATGA
- a CDS encoding restriction endonuclease subunit S translates to MNHLDKLLEGVEVEWKTLGETLVRTKGTKITAAKMKELHKNGAPLKIFAGGKTTADFNFDDIPPKDINREPSIIVKSRGVIAFEYYNQAFSHKNEMWSYHSKNDNLIIKYVYHYLKIHEPFFQKIAGRMQMPQISIPDTDKFKIPIPPLNVQKEIVRILDSFTELTAELTAELTARKKQYSYYREQLLSFHKDSAQNFKGIFKNLSNSCYDNHGNIKVEWKTLGEVAHYSKDRIGFNELNQDNYIGVDNLLQNREGKTFSTRTPLSGNSTKYINNDILIGNIRPYLKKIWFSDRIGGTNGDVLVIRTSYSLLSPRYLYQILADDNFFSYNMQHAKGAKMPRGNKIQILEYKIPIPPLEVQERIVSILDKFDTLTNSISEGLPKEIELRQKQYEYYRDKLLTF, encoded by the coding sequence ATGAACCATTTAGATAAATTATTAGAAGGCGTCGAGGTCGAATGGAAAACTTTGGGGGAAACTTTAGTTCGAACAAAAGGGACTAAAATTACTGCAGCAAAGATGAAAGAGTTACATAAAAATGGTGCACCTTTAAAAATTTTTGCTGGAGGCAAAACAACTGCAGATTTCAATTTTGATGATATCCCCCCAAAAGATATAAATAGAGAACCATCTATTATTGTAAAATCAAGAGGTGTTATAGCATTTGAATATTATAATCAGGCTTTTTCTCATAAAAATGAGATGTGGTCTTATCATTCAAAAAATGACAACTTAATAATTAAGTATGTATATCATTATTTAAAAATTCATGAACCATTTTTTCAAAAAATAGCTGGAAGAATGCAAATGCCTCAGATTTCAATTCCGGACACAGATAAATTTAAAATCCCTATCCCTCCCCTAAACGTTCAGAAAGAAATTGTTCGTATTTTGGACTCTTTTACGGAGCTTACGGCGGAGCTTACGGCGGAGCTTACGGCTCGGAAAAAACAGTATAGCTACTATCGAGAACAGTTGTTAAGCTTCCACAAAGATAGCGCACAAAATTTTAAAGGTATCTTTAAAAACCTAAGTAATTCCTGCTACGACAACCATGGCAATATAAAAGTCGAATGGAAAACTCTCGGTGAAGTAGCTCATTACTCAAAAGATCGTATAGGTTTTAATGAACTTAATCAGGATAATTATATTGGAGTAGATAATTTGTTACAAAATAGAGAAGGAAAAACCTTTTCTACAAGAACTCCTTTAAGTGGCAATTCAACAAAGTATATAAATAATGATATATTAATAGGTAACATCCGTCCTTATCTAAAAAAAATATGGTTTTCTGATAGAATTGGTGGAACAAATGGAGATGTATTAGTTATTAGAACATCATATTCATTATTAAGTCCGAGATATTTGTATCAAATATTAGCAGACGACAACTTCTTTTCTTATAATATGCAGCATGCTAAAGGAGCCAAAATGCCTCGAGGTAACAAAATTCAAATTTTAGAGTATAAAATTCCGATCCCTCCCCTGGAAGTCCAAGAACGCATTGTATCAATCTTGGATAAATTTGATACGCTAACAAACTCCATTAGTGAGGGATTACCAAAAGAGATCGAACTACGTCAAAAACAGTATGAATACTATCGAGACAAACTATTAACATTTTAA
- a CDS encoding type I restriction endonuclease subunit R — translation MTYLTAITETNQYIVLDQYEKIQNKDTGYQTEAELEREFIQDLVSQGYEHMPAITSAEAMFANVRVQLENLNQCTFSDSEWHRYVQEYLDCPNEGILDKTRKLHEKHLHDFTFDDGTLKNIRLVDKKNIARNKLQVISQYENTGTQANRYDVTILVNGLPLVHIELKKRGVAIQEAFNQVHRYSKESFNSDNSLYKYLQIFVISNGTDTRYFANTVSRNKNSYDFTMNWANAKNEPIKDLKDFTVTFFQRHTLLDILINYTVFNTQNILLIMRPYQIAATERILNKIHIAHQTQKWSKPESGGYIWHTTGSGKTLTSFKAAKLATQLNFIDKVIFVVDRKDLDTQTMLEYKKFSPDSVNGSSNTAGLRKNLEEEEQLKEGETEVKKKIVVTTIQKLNQLIKNEKSLSIYQKQVVFIFDECHRSQFGEAQKNLQKKFKKYCQFGFTGTPILTENANGTDTTAGVFGRELHTYIITDAIRDEKVLRFKVDYNDVRPQFKTIEREIDEKKLSAAENKQALLHPQRIDEISRYILTHYKAKTNRLKNNTNGFNAMFAVSSVDAAKCYYEAINKLQRDHDKPLKIATIFSFAANEEQQAIGTIEDEDFNPTAMNLSAKEFLSEAINDYNQMFKTNFGVDSKGFENYYKDLSNRTKRREIDLLIVVGMFLTGFDAPRMNTLFVDKNLRYHGLIQAFSRTNRIYDSNKPFGNIVTFRDLEQATIDAITLFGDTNTRNVILEKSYKEYMEGFKDIITGEAHRGYIEIIKTLNHRFPEPEQIEKESEKKEFVKLFGEYLRVENILRNYDEFQGLQNSITETQVEIGVAAEQPKVAYETAQEVPGLKNLDIPSDRQLQDYKSTYNDIRDWLRQKQQNKTQEDSGIDWNEVVFEVDLLKSQEIDLDYILELVLEHNKKHRTKESLIEEIQRTIRSSIGNRAKEQLVIDFIKQTDLDKIEDKSSIIDAFYHFAQQQLKKEAAHIIDHESLKQEEAKRYITTSLHREYASDNGTDLSEILPKMSPLNPQYLTKKQSVFEKIGAFVEKFKGIGGTL, via the coding sequence ATGACCTACTTAACAGCCATTACAGAAACCAATCAATATATAGTATTAGACCAATACGAAAAGATACAGAACAAAGACACTGGCTACCAGACAGAGGCAGAGCTAGAGAGAGAGTTTATTCAGGACCTTGTTAGCCAAGGCTACGAACACATGCCAGCCATCACCTCTGCCGAAGCGATGTTTGCCAATGTACGTGTTCAGCTTGAGAACCTCAATCAATGCACCTTCAGCGATAGCGAATGGCATCGTTATGTACAGGAATATTTAGACTGTCCCAACGAAGGAATCCTCGACAAAACCAGAAAACTACACGAAAAACATCTTCACGACTTTACCTTTGACGATGGAACCTTAAAAAACATCCGACTGGTAGACAAAAAAAATATTGCTCGAAACAAACTACAGGTGATCTCGCAATACGAAAACACAGGCACCCAAGCCAATCGCTACGATGTCACCATCTTGGTCAACGGCTTGCCACTGGTACATATCGAGCTCAAAAAACGTGGGGTAGCCATACAGGAGGCTTTCAACCAAGTACACCGATATAGCAAAGAGAGTTTCAATAGCGACAACTCCCTCTACAAATACCTCCAGATATTTGTGATCTCCAACGGAACCGACACCCGCTATTTTGCCAATACCGTATCGCGTAACAAAAACAGTTACGACTTCACGATGAACTGGGCCAATGCAAAAAACGAACCGATCAAAGATCTAAAAGATTTCACTGTCACCTTCTTTCAGCGACACACCCTTTTGGACATCCTGATCAACTACACCGTATTCAACACCCAGAACATCCTTTTGATCATGCGTCCCTATCAGATCGCAGCCACAGAGAGGATATTGAATAAGATCCATATCGCCCACCAAACACAGAAGTGGTCTAAGCCTGAAAGTGGCGGATATATATGGCACACCACAGGGTCGGGAAAAACACTTACCAGCTTCAAAGCCGCCAAGTTGGCAACCCAACTCAACTTTATCGACAAAGTGATCTTTGTGGTCGACCGCAAAGACCTCGACACCCAAACCATGTTGGAGTACAAGAAATTCTCTCCCGACAGCGTCAACGGCTCTAGCAATACTGCCGGTCTTAGAAAGAATCTCGAAGAGGAGGAACAGCTAAAAGAGGGAGAGACAGAGGTAAAGAAGAAGATCGTTGTAACCACCATTCAGAAGCTAAACCAACTCATCAAGAACGAAAAGAGTCTGAGCATCTACCAAAAACAGGTGGTCTTTATCTTCGATGAGTGCCACCGATCGCAGTTTGGAGAGGCTCAGAAGAACCTACAAAAGAAGTTCAAGAAGTATTGCCAATTTGGATTTACAGGAACGCCCATACTTACAGAGAATGCCAATGGCACCGACACCACTGCAGGAGTCTTTGGGCGCGAACTCCATACCTATATCATCACCGATGCCATACGCGACGAAAAAGTACTTCGCTTTAAAGTGGACTACAACGATGTCCGTCCCCAATTTAAAACCATCGAGAGAGAGATCGACGAGAAGAAGCTGAGTGCGGCAGAGAACAAACAAGCCCTACTCCATCCACAACGTATCGACGAGATCTCACGATATATCCTAACCCACTATAAAGCCAAGACCAACCGCCTCAAGAATAACACCAATGGGTTTAATGCGATGTTTGCCGTAAGCAGCGTAGATGCAGCCAAATGCTATTATGAGGCCATCAACAAACTGCAGAGAGACCACGATAAACCGCTAAAGATTGCGACCATCTTCTCTTTTGCAGCCAACGAAGAGCAACAGGCCATCGGAACCATCGAAGACGAGGACTTCAACCCTACCGCCATGAATCTCAGTGCCAAAGAGTTTCTTAGCGAAGCGATAAACGACTACAACCAGATGTTTAAAACCAACTTTGGGGTAGACAGCAAAGGATTTGAGAACTACTACAAAGATCTAAGCAACCGAACAAAAAGAAGAGAGATAGACCTGCTGATTGTGGTAGGCATGTTTCTTACGGGATTCGATGCACCGAGAATGAACACCCTCTTTGTCGACAAAAACCTACGCTATCATGGACTGATACAGGCATTCTCGCGCACCAACCGTATCTACGATAGCAACAAACCTTTCGGTAATATCGTCACCTTTAGAGATCTAGAGCAAGCCACCATCGACGCCATCACCCTGTTTGGGGATACAAATACACGCAATGTGATCCTCGAAAAGAGCTACAAAGAGTATATGGAGGGGTTCAAAGACATCATCACAGGAGAGGCCCACAGAGGATATATCGAAATCATAAAGACACTAAACCATCGATTCCCCGAGCCCGAGCAAATAGAGAAAGAGAGCGAGAAGAAAGAGTTCGTAAAACTCTTTGGAGAGTATCTACGCGTAGAGAATATCCTGCGTAACTACGACGAGTTCCAAGGCCTTCAAAACAGTATTACAGAAACGCAGGTAGAGATAGGTGTGGCGGCAGAGCAACCAAAAGTGGCTTACGAAACAGCCCAAGAGGTTCCTGGACTGAAAAACCTAGATATTCCGAGCGACAGACAACTACAAGACTACAAATCAACCTACAACGACATCCGCGATTGGTTGCGACAAAAGCAGCAGAACAAAACCCAAGAAGATTCGGGCATCGACTGGAATGAGGTGGTCTTCGAAGTCGACCTTCTAAAATCGCAAGAGATAGACCTCGACTATATTCTAGAACTCGTACTAGAACACAACAAAAAACATCGAACCAAAGAGTCTCTTATCGAAGAGATACAACGAACCATCCGATCAAGCATTGGAAATAGAGCCAAAGAACAACTAGTGATCGACTTTATAAAACAGACCGACCTAGATAAAATAGAGGATAAAAGTTCTATTATCGACGCCTTCTATCATTTTGCCCAACAACAACTCAAGAAAGAGGCAGCACATATCATCGATCACGAAAGTCTAAAACAAGAGGAGGCAAAACGTTATATCACCACCTCGCTTCATAGAGAGTATGCCAGCGACAACGGAACAGATTTAAGCGAGATCCTTCCAAAGATGAGCCCCCTCAATCCGCAATACCTCACCAAGAAGCAGAGCGTATTCGAAAAGATAGGGGCTTTCGTGGAGAAGTTCAAAGGTATCGGAGGAACACTATAA